Within Malus domestica chromosome 04, GDT2T_hap1, the genomic segment aattgatgaaaatgaccataattacataCTTTAATGAGTTGatggaccctaattatataaatggttattccaacataacttattttgacaaaattttgatgaaattgatgaaaatgactatagctacaaattttgataagttgagggaccaatggtaatggatttttagctGAGGGACCATtgttccaatttgattaaagttgatggatcattgctacaatttactctttttatTACAACACTAATCGGGTTATACCTCGTGCACCAatgttatttttatctttttttctaCGAGCATTTGTTTTTTTCAGGATTCCTAATAATACGCGGTTACCCCGCCAAGTGTTTCAACCCATGTTCTAACCATAGGTGAAGTTCTTTAATCTTAAAAGTATTGTCCATTAAAGGCCAGTTTTGCTACAGAACTTTCGGTGTGAAATGCTAAGAGCATTTCCACCGGAGGTGGAATAGTCCAGCACCCAGTCAAAAAACCAGGCTAGGACTCTGGCAATCCCCTCCAACCCACAAACttgcctggcacccagcccaagttGGTCTTCAGGCCAACCCAAACTTGACTAACCAAGGAATCAGCGTATTTGCCTGGCGCATGGCTTTCACACGGCTGTGGGTGCGAGTAGCTAATAGCCATTCAGAgatcgttggatttccaacggtaaaggAAATTTGAATTTCACTTTTGATTTGGACCGTCCAAttacagatcaacggtccacgtttttcgcccaaaaaaaaaaaaaaaaaaggcccaatGGTCATAATTCTGACCATTGGCCACGTGGCAGCTTATaggctgttggatttgaatatttttaaatccaacggtccagattaattaactaaattaaaaattattaaaaattatgaaaaaatacagaaaaattttaaaaaaaaattctatgaatacctaactctcatcttccaccttacaccacattttaattttttctacactttctacatttcaatattttctacactttgagagaaaaaaatgtcttcgtggaagttcattgaagatgttacattgtgtgaatgttgggttcacacaactcatgacccgattacggttaatgagatggataagcaagaAATGTTGAGTAAAATTAGAAAGCGTTTTGCGATGTACATGAAAAAGACGCCAAAAGTAgtcaaggtcgttggaaaaaactcaacgcatcttttacttgttggaaaaacgtCATCTCTCATGCTTCCGGTAATATAcgtagtgggacaagtttagcaAATtaggtgacaatatttttatttattcatatgtattccacccgcatcaatattttaatttatttatttgtgttacacccaCATTTTTTATAATACTGTCTTATCCCACATTTATAGATACTACAAGCACAAGCTTTCTACAATGTGAAGAACCacaacaaatcattcaacaaatgggAATGTTGGCAAATTATCAAAGATTGCCCCAGATACAAAATTGTGTCAACCGGTCCAGAAGTTGTAATGCACAACATGAGTCTACACAGTTCGCCAGAACCAAACACAACCGAACAAGAAGGCGACACATTTGAAAACAAGGAAGTGACGCCTGAAGAAGTGCCGGAGACCCAACCGACTCATCAGTCccttaggcctcaaggtaaaaatgcatcaaagaaaaaatgtagttcttccaaaaatgactacactaaatatatggaggCCAGGGTGAACTGAACATGGCGCGGGAAGCGAATAAAGATGAGGAACAAGATGCTGCTATGGTAGTAATAATAGAAGCTACTGAGACCCGTGATGCGGCAGctaagagacaaagagaaatagTTAATCAAGAGAAAGAGATGATTAGAGAAGCACTTAATCGAGAAAATGAGAtgtttagagaagaaaggatagCTCAAGCAGaccgtgacattatgaacaagTATCTAGTAGGACTGTCTccgaattcaaaatattttttgacATCGAAAAAAAAAGATGTCGTGCAAAGGAGGCGTGAAAGAGATGTGGAAACAATTCGAGGGGGTTATAGCTACACAAATCCTAGCAATGAAGATCCTTGCACCACATATCCTAGCTCCAGAGACTTTGTATAATTTCGTATTTATttgtagtactttatttaatttcttgtgtaatttcttatttattattagtactttatgtaatttcttatttatttttagaactttatgcaatttcaatttttttttgtactttatttaaacacgTCAACTAAGATTATATAacctcaccaaataaacttaaaaaaaaaacacaccaaataaaattacataaacttaaaaaaaaaattacactttattcttcaaccacaagctcattttaattatcttcaCCTTCGTGCAATCCCCACTtgtgctcaatcaagtcattctgGCAGGTTACGTGCCACTATGGCTCTTGCACATCAGTGCACCGCTGAACGATTAATTCACCGCTGaacgatcaattcattgtaatGTCCATCCCGTTCCAACAAACTCGTGTTGCATGAGATATTCAGTCCGGTCATGAGCACAGTAGAtatttgttcttgagttgttcattggatttggctcatattcatcgacggcatcataatcatcctcatcttccacaatcatgttgtggagaataatacacgtcatcatgatggatcgaagagcctcgacatcaaacaGTCTAGCAGCAGACTTGACAATTGCCCAATGAGcttgcaggataccaaaacaacgctccacatcattcctacacccttcttgacattttgccaagtgtttttctttttcagtttGTGGATGTGGCATTATTTTGACAAACGtagaccaccttgggtaaatgccgtATGCAAGGTAGTATGGTCCGTCGTATTTAGTGCCATTAACCTAATATGTGCATCTTGGCGATTTTCCTTGAAGCAAATTGTCGAACACTGGAGATTGAGCAAGGACATTTAGGTCATTCtgagctcctggaacaccaaaaagaaaaaaaaaagccaaatccatgtatcaaatgaagtcaccgcttccaaaatgatacttttggcTCATTTTATGTTGCCATAAGCTCCTTGCCACCCACTTGGACATTTTTTCCAAGTCCATTACAtgcagtcgatgcttccaatcatgccagggaagcctcgcatctcacccttcctcagAAGCCTTCGCATGTCCCTTGGCGTGGATGTTTAGAGGTACTAATTGGTGCACAGAGCTTCAATTGCAGAGCAAAACCGCATCAGGGACTCCAGAACATTTGTTTTTCCCATCCTCCCGATCTTatccacttgatctgcagatgttccatatgcaagcattcgcaagGTAGCCTTAATTTTTTGCTCTGGAAGAAGACTTAGAACACGAAAAACATCATCTTTTTGCATAAAAtatggatcatggttgcaaatagcactcatgattttgttgaacaaacttcgttgcattctaaaatgACGTTTAAAAACATGACATGATAAGGGAATACGAtgttgggaataaaataatcttccaatagCTCTTTACCTCgtctttccctttttctattGAAGTTTGCGGCATGTCTGAGTTTGGCTATTTGACCGACAGCTTCCATGACatgacgggaatgtgaggccctCTGCCTTCTATGGTCATCATCTGAATCCTCCTCCATTGcgaaagcctcatctccacctccaccttcctcgagattaATCAATTCTTCCTGTTGTGCCAACAATCTTTTATGTTGCACCACAAATTGTTTATGCActctccttgaagaagacattgtaaaaaaaaaactcaagatttgaaaacgatgaagaaggattctgagctaaaaagaaggattgaattTGGTGTGATGATGGATGTAgagatgtagggtttatatgaataaaaaaagaaatgatGAGGTTTTGGACAATGTCAcactacgtgattggttgaaaatcttattgaaatcttggctaaattattgcaaacaggaagtgacacgtggcacgtTGGGATTAGTTGAAAATCTTATTGGAAATCTATTTACAAAATAATACGTTCGGATAACAACATGTAGCGTAAtaagattggttgaaaatcttatcgtaatcttggctaaattattgtaaacagataGTGACACATGACGCATCGGGATTGGTTGCAAATCTTAacggaaatctattcacaaaatagtacgttcagataatgacaaGTGACGttacgagattggttaaaaatcttatccaaaattaaaactattttatttatttatttatttattaaaaattttaaatggaTTGGGTGCCAGCTCATTTTGTAGGGGTGTAAATCgtttgtgccagcgcattttttaaGGAATGGTGatgctttggcctattactgttcattgtggcctattactgttcacttaagtggataaatgcgctagATGCTGTCACAAAGTTTTTTGAAGTGGAATTGCTCTAAGAGAGGAGCTCTCTTACCTACCAATGGAAAGATCTCCGTGCGTGGGTTGATAAGGAATCCTCTAAAAGATCTCATGAGACCACCCATTATtactatgaaaaaaaatattgccCTTTGCTGTTAAGAGAGTCAACAACTTCTATGGGAGCCGTACCTTGAGTCGAACTAATCGTTTCATGTGCAACGTCCATCAATGAAGTAGGtct encodes:
- the LOC139195072 gene encoding uncharacterized protein encodes the protein MSSSRRVHKQFVVQHKRLLAQQEELINLEEGGGGDEAFAMEEDSDDDHRRQRASHSRHVMEAVGQIAKLRHAANFNRKRERRDDVFRVLSLLPEQKIKATLRMLAYGTSADQVDKIGRMGKTNVLESLMRFCSAIEALCTN